A single window of Candidatus Microthrix subdominans DNA harbors:
- a CDS encoding pyridoxamine 5'-phosphate oxidase family protein, translating into MTGNVAEGTEELSEEKCWELLARERTGRLAVAIGKHPDIFPVNHVIEKRKIVFRTDPGTKLAAAVLGTGVAYEVDHVDAESGVAWSVVVKGQAREYHTVDDLIHAEDLPLFPWETGGKHRYVAITADEISGRRFHVLEPE; encoded by the coding sequence ATGACTGGCAACGTGGCCGAAGGAACCGAAGAGCTGAGCGAGGAGAAGTGCTGGGAGCTGCTCGCCAGGGAGCGGACCGGCCGCCTTGCTGTGGCGATCGGCAAGCATCCCGACATCTTCCCGGTCAACCATGTGATCGAGAAGCGCAAGATCGTGTTTCGCACCGACCCAGGCACCAAGTTGGCCGCAGCGGTGCTGGGCACCGGTGTCGCCTACGAGGTGGACCACGTCGACGCCGAGAGCGGCGTTGCCTGGAGCGTCGTCGTGAAAGGCCAAGCCCGCGAGTACCACACGGTCGACGATCTGATCCACGCCGAGGATCTGCCCCTGTTCCCGTGGGAGACCGGGGGGAAGCACCGCTACGTCGCCATCACTGCCGACGAGATCTCCGGCCGGCGCTTCCACGTCCTCGAACCGGAGTAG
- a CDS encoding alpha-mannosidase, translating to MHVEPGIAERRIRNLLDQRIRPAIYGPGSPLSVTAHHVEGEPIGVAEAERADYLPFAVGDPWGPPWGTSWFRFSGTVPKHLAGRRVEAIIDLGFIRGQVGFNAEGLIWRAGAPLHGLHPERQWSLISQEARGGERVDLLVEAAANPFVNLNVVTDLGDLATAPTSPQYRLARAEVAPLNTEVWHLVLEIDFLLRLGWQLDAGAGSRKLRMLHSLGRAADALDLADIPGSAADARAELAEFLSLPASASEHRVTAIGHAHIDTAWLWPLRETRRKCARSFSNSLDLIANNPDYRFGCSQAVQYQWMIDEYPSVADGISDAVEAGRWVPLGGMWVEADGNLPSGEAMARQFLHGQRFFREHYGVTCREAWIPDVFGYPASLPQIFALGGADTFVTQKISWNRTNTFPHHTFLWEGLDGTTMPTHFPPADTYNSEIDPGELVPAARRFAERSVANRSLLPFGHGDGGGGPTREMMARINLASDLESVPRVQVGSPEEFFVDALAELPDPPRWVGELYLEMHRATYTAQAKTKAGNRRSEALLREVEWWAIAAAGGRPDATYPYEELTALWREVLTLQFHDILPGSSIAWVHHEAEESYQRIIGRCEEMIAGSLARIAGNGAATMAQADSRRVDGGTSADSVGVLLANPAPHVRSGVQVVDWPDDVTVPALAQGLADGRVAVEADLPAGGWALAPAASDVEVAAPATGPGSGATGADGSSGDPVAVSLTAAADGGGVMTNGLLTLSWDGDGLVTSLLDHRVPGDREALLAGGRGNVLELSDDVPLDYDAWDLEAYYANSTVALTDADRVEVTDSGPLVASLTVTRRHGDSTFTQTLSMTAGSARIDIAYDIGWAETQKVLKVAWPVDVHTHDVASEIQFGHVVRPVHQNTSWDAARFEFCAHRWIDASERGYGVALLNDAKYGHDALGGTLRQTLLTASTYPDPAADKGRHRFTLAVLPHLGDLVDGEVVAEGWRLNNPVRAIPVGIGTDGLGGDGPLVPVTCEIPGVTIEAAKAAEDGSGDLIVRLAEVHGARSAATLTLGASAASVLVCDLLEDEMAADDPRRTGTSAHLVDDTTVEVALHPFKVLTLRLPG from the coding sequence ATGCACGTCGAGCCCGGCATCGCCGAACGCCGTATCCGCAACCTGTTGGACCAGCGCATCCGTCCTGCCATCTACGGTCCGGGCTCGCCGCTGAGCGTCACCGCTCACCACGTCGAGGGCGAACCCATCGGTGTGGCGGAGGCAGAGCGGGCCGACTATCTCCCTTTTGCGGTGGGCGACCCGTGGGGGCCGCCGTGGGGCACCTCGTGGTTTCGGTTCTCTGGCACGGTGCCCAAACACCTGGCCGGCCGCCGGGTGGAGGCGATCATCGACCTCGGGTTCATCCGTGGTCAGGTCGGCTTCAACGCCGAAGGGTTGATCTGGCGAGCTGGGGCCCCGCTTCACGGGCTGCATCCGGAGCGTCAGTGGAGCTTGATCAGCCAGGAGGCCCGGGGCGGAGAGCGGGTCGACCTGCTGGTGGAGGCGGCCGCCAACCCGTTCGTCAACCTCAACGTGGTGACCGACCTGGGCGACCTGGCGACCGCCCCGACCTCGCCCCAGTACCGGCTGGCCCGTGCCGAGGTGGCTCCCCTCAACACCGAGGTGTGGCACCTGGTGTTGGAGATCGACTTTCTGCTTCGCCTCGGCTGGCAGCTGGACGCCGGCGCCGGCTCGCGGAAGCTGCGGATGCTCCACTCCTTGGGGCGGGCGGCAGATGCCCTCGACCTGGCCGACATCCCCGGGTCGGCGGCGGATGCACGGGCCGAACTGGCTGAGTTTCTCAGCCTCCCGGCGTCGGCATCGGAGCACCGGGTGACCGCCATCGGCCACGCCCACATCGACACCGCCTGGCTGTGGCCGCTGCGCGAGACCCGCCGCAAGTGCGCCCGGTCGTTCTCCAACTCACTCGACCTGATCGCCAACAACCCGGACTACCGCTTCGGCTGCTCGCAGGCGGTTCAGTACCAGTGGATGATCGACGAGTATCCGTCGGTGGCCGACGGCATCTCCGATGCGGTCGAGGCCGGACGGTGGGTGCCCCTCGGCGGCATGTGGGTGGAGGCCGACGGCAACCTGCCCAGCGGCGAGGCGATGGCCCGCCAGTTTCTGCACGGCCAGCGGTTCTTCCGCGAGCACTACGGCGTCACCTGTCGCGAGGCGTGGATCCCCGACGTGTTCGGGTACCCGGCGTCGCTGCCGCAGATCTTCGCCCTCGGTGGGGCCGACACCTTCGTCACCCAGAAGATCTCCTGGAACCGCACCAACACGTTCCCCCATCACACGTTCCTGTGGGAGGGGCTGGACGGCACCACGATGCCCACCCACTTCCCGCCCGCCGACACCTACAACTCCGAGATCGACCCGGGCGAACTGGTGCCCGCCGCACGCCGGTTTGCCGAGCGTTCGGTGGCCAACCGGTCGCTGCTGCCCTTCGGCCACGGCGACGGCGGTGGCGGGCCCACCCGGGAGATGATGGCCCGCATCAACCTGGCGTCCGACCTGGAGTCGGTGCCGCGGGTGCAGGTGGGCTCGCCCGAGGAGTTCTTCGTCGACGCACTCGCCGAGCTACCCGATCCGCCCCGCTGGGTGGGCGAGCTGTACCTGGAGATGCACCGGGCCACCTACACCGCCCAGGCCAAGACCAAGGCGGGCAACCGTCGAAGTGAGGCGTTGCTGCGCGAGGTGGAGTGGTGGGCGATCGCCGCCGCCGGTGGGCGCCCCGACGCCACCTACCCGTACGAGGAGCTGACCGCACTGTGGCGGGAGGTGCTGACCCTCCAGTTTCACGACATTCTGCCCGGCAGTTCGATCGCCTGGGTCCATCACGAGGCCGAGGAGAGCTACCAGCGGATCATCGGAAGATGCGAGGAGATGATCGCCGGCTCGTTGGCCAGGATCGCCGGGAATGGTGCGGCCACCATGGCGCAGGCCGACAGCCGGCGGGTCGACGGTGGTACGAGTGCGGACTCGGTGGGCGTGCTGCTGGCCAACCCCGCCCCACATGTTCGGTCCGGAGTGCAGGTGGTCGACTGGCCCGACGACGTGACCGTCCCAGCCCTGGCGCAGGGCCTGGCCGACGGGCGGGTTGCCGTCGAGGCGGACCTCCCGGCCGGTGGCTGGGCGTTGGCCCCGGCCGCAAGCGATGTCGAAGTGGCTGCACCTGCGACGGGTCCCGGCAGCGGCGCAACAGGCGCTGACGGTTCCTCGGGCGACCCGGTAGCTGTTTCCTTGACCGCCGCAGCGGACGGCGGCGGGGTGATGACCAACGGTCTGCTCACGCTGAGCTGGGACGGCGACGGTCTGGTCACCTCGTTGCTCGACCACCGGGTGCCCGGCGACCGGGAGGCGCTGTTGGCGGGGGGGCGGGGCAACGTGTTGGAGCTGTCCGACGACGTGCCGCTGGACTACGATGCCTGGGATCTGGAGGCGTACTACGCCAACTCGACCGTTGCCCTCACGGACGCCGACCGGGTGGAGGTGACCGACAGCGGGCCGCTGGTCGCCTCGCTGACGGTGACCCGTCGCCACGGCGACTCGACGTTCACCCAGACCCTCTCGATGACGGCGGGCTCAGCCCGCATCGATATCGCTTACGACATCGGCTGGGCCGAGACCCAGAAGGTGTTGAAGGTGGCCTGGCCCGTCGACGTGCACACCCACGACGTGGCCTCCGAGATCCAGTTTGGGCACGTCGTGCGGCCGGTTCACCAGAACACCAGCTGGGACGCGGCCCGCTTCGAGTTCTGCGCCCACCGCTGGATCGACGCCTCCGAGCGCGGCTACGGCGTGGCGCTGCTCAACGACGCCAAGTACGGTCACGACGCGCTGGGCGGCACGCTGCGCCAGACGCTGCTGACCGCCTCGACCTACCCGGACCCGGCCGCTGACAAGGGGCGTCACCGGTTTACCCTGGCGGTGCTGCCCCACCTGGGCGACCTGGTCGACGGCGAGGTGGTCGCCGAGGGCTGGCGCCTCAACAACCCGGTGCGGGCAATCCCGGTTGGGATCGGTACGGATGGCCTCGGCGGCGACGGACCGCTGGTGCCGGTGACCTGTGAGATCCCGGGCGTGACGATCGAGGCGGCGAAGGCCGCCGAGGATGGCTCCGGCGACCTGATCGTCCGTCTGGCCGAGGTGCACGGCGCCCGCTCGGCCGCCACGCTGACCCTGGGCGCCTCGGCCGCATCGGTGCTGGTGTGTGACCTGTTGGAGGACGAGATGGCCGCCGACGACCCTCGCCGAACGGGCACCTCGGCCCACCTGGTCGACGACACCACCGTCGAGGTGGCGTTGCACCCGTTCAAGGTGCTGACCCTGCGCCTGCCGGGATGA
- a CDS encoding ABC transporter ATP-binding protein: protein MPALELDKARKVYGTDEAQVVALDDVSLTVEDDEMMLLVGPSGSGKTTLLTVAGALLRPTSGSVRVGGTEITDLNDKELANFRRDQVGFVFQSVNLVPFLTARENLLVVRQFGGSRIDGDAKDRAAELLDELGLGKRGDSMPGQLSGGQQQRVAIGRALMNDPSLVLVDEPTSSLDSELGKQVMDLLEREIKGRGVAAIIVTHDERVLGYGDRTVRIVDGALETAEAGSTY from the coding sequence ATGCCCGCACTGGAACTGGACAAGGCCCGCAAGGTCTACGGGACCGACGAGGCCCAGGTTGTTGCACTCGACGACGTCAGCCTGACCGTCGAGGACGACGAGATGATGCTGCTCGTCGGCCCATCGGGATCGGGCAAGACCACGCTGCTTACTGTCGCCGGCGCATTGCTTCGCCCAACGTCGGGCAGCGTGCGGGTGGGCGGCACCGAGATCACCGACCTGAACGACAAGGAACTGGCCAACTTCCGGCGGGATCAGGTGGGCTTCGTCTTCCAGTCGGTCAACCTGGTGCCGTTCCTGACCGCCAGAGAGAACCTGCTGGTCGTCCGCCAGTTTGGCGGGTCCCGCATCGACGGCGACGCCAAGGACCGCGCCGCCGAGCTGCTGGACGAGCTCGGCCTGGGCAAACGGGGCGACAGCATGCCCGGTCAGCTCTCGGGCGGTCAGCAGCAGCGTGTGGCCATTGGCCGGGCGTTGATGAACGACCCTTCGCTGGTGCTGGTGGACGAGCCGACGTCGTCGCTCGACTCGGAGCTGGGCAAGCAGGTGATGGACCTGCTCGAACGGGAGATCAAGGGACGCGGGGTGGCAGCCATCATCGTCACCCACGACGAGCGGGTGCTCGGCTACGGCGACCGCACCGTCCGCATCGTCGATGGCGCCTTGGAAACGGCAGAGGCCGGGTCGACCTACTGA
- a CDS encoding ABC transporter permease yields MRIFIRELMRRPGRFLPVGGALTMLVVLLVVLGGFLDGLELNQTGPYRAHEGRLLVFSQQSDLLIQRSRVDTKQADALAKADGVTKVGALNQIASTAEDPDGRIVDIVLFGYDLATDVLPAPPADGAAVIDSALANRNDVGVGDTLLLGATSEPVKVARIVDDLSQGSPTVWLSSKRWREVVGAANPASLLPAGVNQALVVQPSDAGLDQTRLTKLAAHLGDQEGLDVATPDEVVLALPVVQQQSSTFEGIIGVTFVVTLMVVALFFTLITLERVGLYAVLKALGARTRDLLAGISLQAVCVSVIAVTLGFALSVVFVNLLPATLPVRLVPNRMLQTGVGVLLSALLGSLFTLRRVLRIDPAEAIG; encoded by the coding sequence ATGAGGATCTTCATCAGGGAGCTGATGCGTCGGCCCGGGCGATTCCTTCCGGTCGGCGGCGCGCTCACCATGCTCGTGGTGCTGCTGGTCGTGCTGGGCGGCTTTCTCGACGGGCTGGAGCTCAACCAGACCGGCCCGTACCGCGCCCACGAGGGGCGGTTGCTCGTCTTTTCTCAGCAGAGCGACCTGCTGATTCAGCGGTCCCGCGTCGACACAAAGCAGGCCGACGCGCTGGCGAAGGCCGACGGCGTGACCAAGGTGGGTGCGCTCAACCAGATCGCCTCTACCGCCGAAGATCCCGACGGCCGGATCGTCGACATCGTGTTGTTCGGCTACGACCTGGCGACCGATGTGCTGCCGGCCCCGCCCGCGGACGGCGCAGCGGTGATCGACAGCGCCCTGGCAAACCGCAACGACGTTGGGGTCGGCGACACGCTGCTACTCGGCGCCACGTCGGAGCCGGTCAAGGTGGCAAGGATCGTCGACGACCTCTCCCAGGGGTCCCCGACGGTGTGGTTGTCCTCCAAACGCTGGCGAGAGGTGGTCGGAGCGGCCAACCCTGCCTCGCTGCTGCCGGCGGGGGTTAACCAGGCGTTGGTCGTCCAGCCCAGTGATGCAGGGTTGGATCAGACTCGGCTCACCAAGCTGGCCGCCCACCTCGGCGACCAGGAGGGCCTCGACGTGGCCACGCCGGACGAGGTGGTCTTGGCGCTGCCCGTCGTCCAGCAGCAGTCGTCGACGTTCGAGGGCATCATCGGCGTCACCTTCGTGGTCACGCTGATGGTGGTTGCGCTGTTCTTCACCTTGATCACGCTTGAGCGGGTCGGCCTCTACGCCGTGCTCAAGGCACTCGGCGCCCGCACGCGCGATCTGCTCGCCGGCATCTCGCTGCAAGCGGTGTGCGTCAGCGTCATCGCGGTAACGCTGGGCTTTGCGTTGAGCGTCGTCTTCGTCAACCTGCTCCCCGCCACGCTGCCCGTGAGGTTGGTCCCCAACCGCATGCTCCAAACGGGCGTAGGCGTGTTGTTGAGCGCACTGCTCGGAAGCCTCTTCACGCTGCGCCGAGTCCTCCGTATCGATCCTGCTGAAGCGATTGGATAG
- a CDS encoding ABC transporter permease → MFVAFKEIRRSFGRFSLLTMAVALLVLLLLFFQAVAGTLTSGLTGGLESSSADVFVYDVQARSNPATSILSPKVEAEVAAAPDVAATSPIGLSVFTGTVEGSSSADAEIDVQLVGGDPSGPSVPANIADGRLPSAQGEALFSGSSFDSPVEIDQRVKVEGVSFKVVGTADDAAFNVLPTLYVPYEDYVAASQARASRPVDVAPSLIGVKVAKGADPAKVARSLTKSIDGIEALDRSEAVAALPGVGQITQSFSILYLLLYIVVALVTGVFFLILTVQKEDALVLLRAVGASSRDVIASVLIQVLVVVGLGALIGSAVTAGLLALTRDVFGAGLQLSTAALTVGVILVLGLVASVGAVRRVLAIDPINATTNRGIRT, encoded by the coding sequence ATGTTCGTAGCGTTCAAGGAGATCCGTCGATCTTTCGGCAGGTTCTCGCTCTTGACGATGGCCGTGGCCCTGCTCGTGCTGCTGTTGCTGTTCTTCCAGGCCGTGGCCGGAACTCTGACGAGCGGATTGACCGGTGGCCTGGAGTCGTCGTCGGCCGATGTGTTCGTCTACGACGTTCAGGCGCGGAGCAACCCGGCGACGAGCATCCTGTCGCCCAAGGTCGAAGCCGAGGTGGCAGCGGCGCCGGACGTGGCGGCCACCTCGCCGATCGGCCTGAGCGTGTTTACGGGAACGGTCGAGGGCTCCTCCTCGGCCGATGCCGAGATCGACGTGCAACTGGTCGGCGGCGATCCCTCCGGCCCGTCGGTGCCGGCCAACATCGCCGATGGACGGCTTCCGTCGGCGCAGGGCGAGGCACTGTTCAGCGGCTCGTCCTTCGACAGCCCGGTCGAGATCGACCAGCGGGTCAAGGTGGAAGGCGTCAGCTTCAAGGTGGTCGGCACCGCAGACGATGCGGCCTTCAACGTGCTGCCCACCCTGTACGTGCCCTACGAGGACTACGTCGCGGCGTCGCAGGCACGGGCCAGCAGGCCGGTCGACGTGGCGCCCTCCCTCATCGGGGTCAAGGTGGCGAAGGGTGCCGACCCGGCCAAGGTTGCCCGGTCGTTGACCAAATCGATCGACGGGATCGAGGCGTTGGATCGAAGCGAGGCGGTCGCTGCGCTGCCGGGCGTCGGCCAGATCACGCAGTCGTTTTCCATCCTGTATCTGCTGCTGTACATCGTCGTCGCGCTCGTCACCGGCGTGTTCTTCCTCATCCTCACCGTTCAGAAGGAGGATGCCCTCGTCCTTCTGCGGGCAGTCGGCGCCAGCAGCCGCGACGTGATTGCGTCGGTGCTCATCCAGGTGTTGGTGGTGGTCGGGCTCGGTGCGTTGATCGGCTCCGCGGTCACCGCCGGGCTGTTGGCCCTCACCCGCGACGTGTTCGGGGCGGGCCTCCAGCTGTCGACCGCTGCGCTCACCGTCGGCGTGATCCTGGTGCTCGGGCTGGTGGCCTCGGTCGGAGCGGTGCGACGGGTGCTCGCCATCGACCCGATCAACGCGACCACCAACCGGGGGATCCGGACATGA
- a CDS encoding ABC transporter permease, translated as MRPVVAIAGIALKRYFRDRSNYFFVLVLPMLLVVAIGLQFGDSGAAGRLILTGSGPLSDRLASALDDQRIAVERSDDAARAKEVVARGRSDAAVIVDPDDETRWSAQQPVEITIIPGSQAGGQATTATVRSVLDSLSLRRAASDALQAQQVEPEEVERALTAAEDAGPTLSVDLVDGDLGEEFSGLGQFDLGAAQQLSLFIFLTALTGSGMLIQSRELGVTRRQLSAPVSSVQVIGGETLGRFGIAFGQGIYMVIGTAVLFGVDWGDPFATTCVVAAFAAVSASAAMVLGSLMDNANAANGVGIGLGLVVAALGGSMLPLELFSDGLMKVSALTPHHWAYEAYSEIQRRGGTISDVLPQLGVLLAMTAVLLPLGAWLLRRSLSRAL; from the coding sequence ATGAGGCCGGTCGTCGCCATCGCCGGCATCGCGCTGAAGCGGTACTTCCGGGATCGTTCCAACTACTTCTTCGTGCTCGTCCTCCCGATGCTCCTCGTCGTTGCGATCGGCCTGCAGTTCGGCGACTCCGGAGCTGCGGGACGCCTGATCTTGACCGGCTCCGGGCCGCTGTCCGACCGCCTCGCCTCGGCGCTGGACGACCAGCGAATTGCGGTGGAGCGCAGCGACGACGCAGCTCGGGCTAAGGAGGTTGTCGCCCGCGGGCGCTCCGACGCCGCCGTGATCGTCGACCCCGACGATGAGACCCGCTGGTCGGCGCAACAACCCGTGGAGATCACGATCATCCCCGGCAGCCAGGCCGGTGGCCAGGCAACGACGGCCACGGTCAGGTCGGTGCTCGATTCGCTCTCGTTGCGCCGGGCTGCGAGCGACGCCCTTCAAGCCCAGCAGGTCGAGCCGGAAGAGGTCGAGCGGGCCCTGACGGCGGCCGAGGACGCAGGACCGACGTTGAGCGTCGACCTGGTCGACGGCGACCTGGGTGAGGAGTTCTCCGGCCTTGGGCAGTTCGACCTGGGTGCCGCCCAGCAGTTGTCGCTGTTCATCTTTCTTACCGCGTTGACCGGCTCGGGGATGCTGATCCAGTCCCGCGAGTTGGGCGTCACCCGTCGCCAGTTGTCGGCCCCGGTCAGTTCGGTGCAGGTCATCGGGGGCGAAACCCTGGGCCGATTCGGCATCGCGTTCGGGCAGGGCATCTACATGGTCATCGGCACCGCCGTCCTCTTCGGTGTCGACTGGGGCGATCCGTTCGCCACCACCTGCGTGGTCGCGGCGTTCGCTGCGGTCAGCGCATCGGCGGCGATGGTGCTGGGCTCGTTGATGGACAACGCCAACGCCGCCAACGGTGTTGGGATCGGGTTGGGGCTGGTCGTCGCTGCGCTCGGCGGGTCGATGCTTCCGCTCGAGTTGTTCTCCGATGGTCTGATGAAGGTCTCGGCGCTGACCCCTCACCACTGGGCCTACGAGGCCTACTCCGAGATCCAGCGGCGCGGCGGCACCATCAGCGATGTGCTGCCCCAGCTCGGCGTGCTGCTCGCCATGACCGCTGTGCTCTTGCCGCTGGGGGCGTGGCTGTTACGTCGATCGCTGTCGAGGGCGCTCTAG
- a CDS encoding ABC transporter permease, protein MALSDLRQRVRDRSVLIFGLAVPIILMFVFNLLFSGLGSSESLGKITVIVAAEPGDQIAEGLVGVLSSIDDLDIAATLVPPAKADGLSAKVESGSITAGVVFPTGFVEAVGTGGSPEVKVLQLGQGGLEASVVDSIVSSYLKRVAASAQAASAGSAVGLSTSQLPEVAQAVAQAPAVLTAKEGAASDEQLTMEGYLVAGQAALFMFFTVGFGVIAYIAEREQGTLVRLVSMPLPPRSIILSKVLVSLILGVVATSVLLGAGSLFFGVRFGDIIPVGVVIVAAVVAVTSLVLVITRVARTSEQAQGANAMIGILMGVLGGSFFPITGSGLLGRISDLTPTAAFIRGLGITSGGGQVADLGGPLAVFAAFGVGALAISMALGDDTALT, encoded by the coding sequence ATGGCGCTCAGCGACCTGCGACAGCGGGTGCGCGACCGGTCGGTGCTCATCTTTGGCCTTGCGGTGCCCATCATCTTGATGTTCGTGTTCAACCTGTTGTTCTCTGGGCTGGGATCCTCCGAGTCGCTGGGAAAGATCACGGTGATCGTGGCAGCCGAACCCGGCGATCAGATCGCCGAGGGCCTGGTGGGTGTGCTGTCGAGCATCGACGACCTCGACATCGCCGCAACCTTGGTGCCGCCGGCCAAGGCCGACGGGCTGTCAGCCAAAGTGGAATCGGGGTCGATCACCGCCGGGGTGGTGTTTCCGACCGGGTTCGTCGAAGCTGTGGGTACCGGCGGATCGCCGGAGGTGAAGGTCCTGCAGCTCGGCCAAGGCGGCCTGGAGGCCAGCGTGGTCGACTCGATCGTGTCGAGCTACCTCAAGCGGGTGGCCGCCAGCGCCCAGGCGGCGAGCGCCGGCTCGGCGGTGGGGCTTTCCACCTCCCAGCTGCCCGAGGTGGCTCAGGCTGTCGCACAGGCCCCAGCGGTGTTGACCGCCAAGGAAGGCGCCGCGTCCGACGAACAACTCACGATGGAGGGCTATCTGGTCGCTGGCCAGGCGGCACTGTTCATGTTCTTCACGGTCGGGTTCGGTGTGATCGCCTACATCGCCGAACGCGAGCAGGGCACGCTGGTGCGGCTGGTTTCGATGCCGCTTCCACCCCGCTCGATCATCCTGTCCAAGGTGCTGGTCAGCCTCATCCTCGGGGTGGTCGCCACGTCGGTACTGCTCGGCGCCGGTTCGCTGTTCTTCGGTGTGCGCTTTGGCGACATCATCCCGGTGGGCGTGGTCATCGTCGCTGCGGTCGTCGCCGTCACCAGCCTGGTGCTGGTGATCACCCGGGTGGCGCGAACCTCTGAGCAGGCACAAGGGGCCAATGCGATGATCGGCATCCTGATGGGCGTGCTCGGCGGGTCGTTCTTCCCGATCACCGGATCTGGCCTGCTGGGCCGAATCTCCGACCTGACGCCGACAGCCGCGTTCATCCGGGGCCTGGGCATCACCAGCGGTGGCGGACAGGTCGCCGACCTCGGTGGGCCGCTGGCGGTGTTCGCCGCCTTTGGGGTGGGTGCGCTGGCGATCTCGATGGCCCTCGGCGATGACACGGCGCTCACATGA
- a CDS encoding ABC transporter ATP-binding protein — protein MPEPVLSVDGLVRRFGDLVAVDDVSFRIEEGETYGLLGPNGAGKTTAISVVAGLLSCDGGEIRLGGQRVGPKQVAVKAMTGLVPQELAIYPDLTGRENLNFFGRLEKLRGAELKRRTDEVLEVIGLADRAGDLTKEYSGGMKRRLNIGIGLLHQPKLLILDEPTVGVDPQSRNSILEAVEALAGEGMSVLYTTHYMEEAERLCDRIGILDHGAMMAEGTRDELLALTGETDRVHLEGTGDLDGVTNALASLDPVRSVANDRRSIDLIVLDAPAALAEIVGIASASGMSITDVEVARPDLESVFLNLTGRALRN, from the coding sequence ATGCCCGAACCGGTACTCAGCGTCGATGGCTTGGTACGTCGATTTGGCGACCTGGTTGCGGTCGACGACGTCTCGTTTCGCATCGAGGAGGGCGAGACCTACGGCCTGCTCGGCCCCAACGGCGCCGGCAAGACCACTGCTATCTCCGTGGTCGCCGGACTGCTGTCGTGCGATGGCGGCGAGATTCGCCTCGGGGGCCAGCGCGTCGGCCCCAAACAGGTGGCTGTCAAGGCGATGACCGGGCTGGTGCCCCAGGAGCTGGCCATCTACCCCGACCTGACCGGCCGGGAGAACCTCAACTTCTTCGGGCGGCTGGAGAAGCTGAGGGGAGCCGAGCTGAAGCGACGCACCGACGAGGTGCTCGAGGTGATCGGCCTGGCCGATCGGGCCGGTGACCTCACCAAGGAGTACTCGGGTGGCATGAAGCGGCGGCTCAACATCGGCATCGGGCTGCTGCACCAGCCAAAGCTCCTGATCCTCGACGAGCCCACGGTCGGGGTCGACCCGCAGTCGCGCAACTCCATCCTCGAAGCGGTGGAGGCGCTCGCCGGCGAGGGTATGTCCGTGCTGTACACCACCCACTACATGGAGGAGGCCGAACGGCTGTGCGACCGCATCGGCATCCTGGACCATGGCGCCATGATGGCCGAGGGAACACGCGATGAGCTGCTGGCGCTGACCGGCGAGACAGATCGGGTGCACCTCGAGGGCACCGGCGACCTCGACGGGGTGACCAACGCGCTCGCATCACTTGATCCGGTGCGCTCGGTCGCCAACGACCGTCGAAGCATCGACCTCATCGTCCTCGATGCCCCGGCCGCGCTGGCGGAGATCGTCGGAATCGCCAGCGCGTCGGGGATGTCGATCACCGACGTCGAGGTGGCTCGCCCCGACCTCGAATCGGTGTTCTTGAACCTCACCGGCCGAGCACTGCGAAACTGA
- a CDS encoding YggT family protein: MRVLGYLTYAYLIVVEVILGLAFILRLLGANPTSDFVTWIYRSADRAMNPFRGIFEPIQLGTSRQAVPAVFDTSFLFAMLIYGIVAIVIHMGLTWLGGQMHRLDANRVRQERLDAYSDAAESYRSERPDVMSQRPDVMSQPADDPNPTTPYQR, from the coding sequence GTGCGGGTACTGGGCTACCTCACCTACGCCTACCTGATCGTCGTCGAAGTGATACTCGGGCTTGCTTTCATCCTGCGCCTGCTCGGGGCCAACCCGACGAGTGACTTCGTGACCTGGATCTACCGGAGCGCCGACCGGGCGATGAACCCTTTCCGCGGCATCTTCGAACCGATTCAGCTCGGAACCAGCAGGCAGGCGGTCCCGGCGGTCTTCGACACCTCGTTCTTGTTTGCAATGCTGATCTACGGGATCGTCGCCATCGTCATCCATATGGGGCTGACCTGGCTCGGCGGTCAGATGCATCGCCTCGACGCCAACCGAGTGCGACAGGAACGCCTGGACGCCTACAGCGACGCTGCGGAGAGCTACCGCAGTGAGCGGCCCGACGTCATGTCCCAACGGCCCGACGTCATGTCCCAGCCCGCCGATGACCCCAACCCGACCACCCCCTACCAACGGTGA